The following are from one region of the Alphaproteobacteria bacterium genome:
- a CDS encoding DUF1330 domain-containing protein — protein MSAYMIAQVRVNDPDQYKKYLAGFAPNFERHGGQLLVTSSFETEMIEGNGPFRAR, from the coding sequence ATGAGCGCGTATATGATCGCCCAAGTCAGGGTAAACGATCCCGACCAATACAAGAAATACCTGGCCGGCTTTGCGCCGAATTTCGAAAGGCACGGCGGCCAACTGCTTGTGACGTCGAGTTTCGAAACTGAAATGATCGAGGGCAATGGGCCTTTCCGCGCACGGTGA
- a CDS encoding DUF1330 domain-containing protein yields MITKFPSLDHARNWYNDPDYRELAKHRHRSADANLVLVDGIA; encoded by the coding sequence GTGATCACGAAATTTCCAAGCCTTGATCATGCCCGCAATTGGTACAATGACCCCGACTATCGAGAACTGGCGAAACACCGCCATCGCTCGGCCGACGCCAATCTCGTTCTCGTCGACGGCATCGCTTAA
- a CDS encoding GH3 auxin-responsive promoter family protein — translation MLDATPLLRSYAKRRLHRLVKQDPVSAQRQQLMKLIERGRGTRFGRDHGLDGVATIEEFQDRVPLRTFDEFWQHYWSSDFPRLVDCTWPGTIPFFAETSGTTTGRTKHIPCTREMIRANTRAGLDILVHHVANRPRTRLLGGLNFMLGGSSALHRLAPGISTADLSGIAATVMPWWARLRYFPPRALEAIPDWESRIEALAAAALGEDIRSISGTPSWLLVLFDRLVEKSPRPTRRLAEYFPNLEMIVHGAVNFAPYRSSFDEWLDGSMAVTREVYPASEGFIAIADRGDGEGLRLILDNGLFFEFVPRDELASAHPTRHWLATAETGLDYALVLTTCSGLWSYVIGDTVKLIDRDPPRVLVTGRTTYMLSAFGEHLIDVEIEAAVSAAAMAIDAHIADFSVGPVFPTADQTRGGHVYVVEFRNATPGPDAVARFGALVDEALIADNEDYRAHRAGMVAPRIEIAEPGTFYAWMKHRGKLGGQNKVPRIINDPDLLEDLRRFANARAGE, via the coding sequence ATGCTCGACGCCACGCCCCTGTTGAGGTCTTACGCCAAGCGGCGTTTGCACCGCCTGGTGAAGCAAGATCCGGTCTCGGCACAACGGCAGCAGCTTATGAAGTTGATCGAGCGCGGACGGGGTACCAGGTTCGGCCGCGACCACGGGCTGGATGGCGTCGCAACAATCGAGGAATTCCAAGACCGGGTCCCCTTGCGGACATTCGACGAATTCTGGCAGCATTACTGGTCATCCGATTTTCCGCGTCTGGTCGATTGTACGTGGCCGGGAACGATCCCGTTCTTTGCCGAAACGTCCGGCACGACGACCGGCCGCACCAAGCATATCCCCTGCACCCGGGAGATGATCCGCGCCAACACGCGGGCCGGCCTCGATATTCTCGTCCACCACGTCGCCAACCGGCCGCGGACGCGCCTGCTCGGTGGCCTCAACTTCATGCTTGGCGGCAGCTCCGCCCTGCACCGGCTGGCGCCGGGAATATCCACCGCCGACCTCAGCGGCATCGCGGCCACGGTCATGCCGTGGTGGGCGCGTCTGCGCTACTTTCCGCCGCGCGCCTTGGAGGCCATTCCGGATTGGGAAAGCCGCATCGAGGCGCTCGCCGCGGCGGCCCTCGGCGAGGATATCCGTTCGATCAGCGGTACACCGAGTTGGTTGCTGGTCCTGTTTGACCGGCTGGTCGAAAAGAGCCCACGACCGACGCGGCGTTTGGCCGAATACTTCCCCAATCTTGAGATGATCGTTCACGGCGCGGTCAACTTCGCGCCCTATCGGTCATCCTTCGACGAATGGCTGGACGGCAGTATGGCGGTGACCCGTGAGGTCTATCCAGCCAGTGAGGGCTTTATCGCGATTGCCGATCGCGGTGACGGCGAGGGGCTCAGATTGATCCTCGACAACGGACTGTTTTTCGAATTCGTGCCCCGCGACGAACTCGCATCGGCCCATCCGACGCGCCATTGGCTGGCAACCGCCGAAACCGGCCTCGACTACGCACTGGTGCTCACCACTTGTTCGGGCCTGTGGTCCTACGTGATCGGCGACACGGTGAAACTGATCGACCGGGACCCACCGCGTGTCCTGGTGACGGGACGGACGACTTATATGTTGTCGGCCTTCGGCGAGCATCTGATCGATGTCGAAATCGAAGCGGCGGTTAGCGCCGCCGCCATGGCTATCGATGCTCACATCGCCGACTTTTCCGTCGGGCCCGTCTTTCCAACCGCCGATCAAACCCGCGGCGGCCATGTCTATGTCGTCGAATTCAGGAACGCGACGCCGGGACCGGATGCGGTCGCCCGCTTCGGCGCCCTTGTCGACGAAGCGCTAATCGCGGATAACGAAGATTATCGCGCCCACCGCGCCGGCATGGTGGCACCGCGGATCGAAATCGCGGAGCCGGGCACGTTCTATGCCTGGATGAAACACCGCGGCAAACTCGGCGGCCAGAACAAGGTCCCGCGAATCATCAACGACCCCGACCTGCTCGAAGACCTGCGCCGGTTCGCAAATGCTCGTGCGGGCGAATAG